A genomic window from Agreia sp. COWG includes:
- a CDS encoding GNAT family N-acetyltransferase, producing MTSPASLSIRSTPFEHPDAVELRAAQRSELDVRYGGDTEPGIKPTAADMSEFVIAYDETSGEALGCGGLRMLDDGTAELKRMFVVQHARGSGVSTAILRELEARAMKRGCTTLRLETGTAQPDAVRFYEREGYVRTANFGAYAGIERSLCYARQLA from the coding sequence GTGACCTCACCCGCATCCCTGTCGATTCGCTCCACTCCGTTCGAACATCCCGACGCCGTCGAGCTGCGTGCGGCCCAGCGCAGTGAACTCGACGTGCGGTACGGCGGAGATACAGAGCCCGGCATCAAGCCGACCGCCGCAGATATGAGCGAGTTCGTCATCGCCTACGACGAGACCAGCGGCGAGGCCCTCGGCTGCGGCGGCCTGCGCATGCTCGACGATGGCACCGCTGAGCTCAAGCGCATGTTCGTGGTGCAGCACGCCAGGGGATCCGGCGTCTCCACGGCGATTCTTCGCGAGCTCGAGGCACGTGCCATGAAGCGGGGCTGCACGACACTGAGACTCGAGACCGGAACCGCTCAGCCCGATGCCGTGCGCTTCTACGAGCGCGAGGGCTACGTTCGCACCGCCAACTTCGGTGCCTACGCGGGTATCGAGCGATCGCTCTGCTACGCGAGGCAGCTCGCCTAG